In one Balaenoptera musculus isolate JJ_BM4_2016_0621 chromosome 20, mBalMus1.pri.v3, whole genome shotgun sequence genomic region, the following are encoded:
- the LRRC3C gene encoding leucine-rich repeat-containing protein 3C, translating to MSQLDPPRSCSTPGLCQSVAMLPPAGHLLSLLLVIGTGGTVPSPRLAPQGCYVAEEAGERTFRCSRAGLRAVPTGIPNDTRKLYLDDNRLASVPAGAFQHLPVLEELDLSHNVLAHLSGAAFQGLAGTLRHLDLSANRLASVPVEAFVGLQIQVNLSANPWRCDCALQEVLRRVRLAPGTGTGIVCGPGARSDLVGQEFLPRVGEEELCGTGRGGARHSTDVALLVTMGGWLVLVVAYLAQYVWQNRGETRRPLKRAPALPAHSEDSSTLSTVV from the exons ATGAGCCAGCTGGACCCTCCTAG ATCCTGCTCCACTCCAGGACTATGCCAATCTGTGGCCATGCTCCCACCAGCTGGTCACCTCCTGTCCCTGCTGCTGGTGATAGGCACAGGGGGAACAGTGCCCAGCCCCCGGCTGGCTCCCCAGGGCTGCTACGTGGCAGAAGAAGCTGGGGAGCGGACGTTCCGCTGCAGCCGGGCAGGCCTGAGGGCTGTGCCCACCGGCATCCCTAACGACACCCGCAAGCTCTACCTGGATGACAACCGGCTGGCGTCCGTGCCGGCTGGGGCCTTCCAGCACCTGCCTGTCCTGGAGGAGCTGGATCTATCCCATAATGTCCTTGCCCACCTCTCAGGGGCCGCTTTCCAGGGCCTGGCGGGCACGCTGCGCCACCTCGACCTCTCTGCCAACCGGCTGGCCTCGGTGCCCGTGGAGGCCTTTGTGGGGCTGCAGATCCAAGTGAACCTGTCTGCCAACCCGTGGCGCTGCGACTGTGCCCTCCAGGAGGTGCTCCGGCGGGTGAGGCTGGCACCGGGCACTGGGACGGGCATCGTCTGTGGCCCGGGAGCCCGATCAGACCTCGTGGGGCAGGAGTTCCTGCCGCGGGTCGGGGAGGAAGAGCTGTGTGgcacggggcggggcggggcccggCACAGCACCGACGTGGCCCTGCTGGTCACCATGGGGGGCTGGCTGGTGCTGGTGGTGGCTTATCTGGCCCAGTACGTGTGGCAGAACCGGGGTGAGACCCGCCGTCCCCTCAAGCGGGCCCCCGCGCTGCCTGCGCACTCTGAGGACTCCTCTACCCTCAGCACAGTGGTCTGA